One Streptomyces dangxiongensis genomic window, GGCCGAGCGCAGCGGCCTGTCGGTGCCCTTCCTCAGCCAGGTCGAGAACGACCGGGCCCGCCCGAGCAGTACCTCCCTGGAGAAGCTGGCCGACGCCCTGCGCACCACGGCCGTGGAACTCCTCGCCGCCGCCGATCCGGCGGCCAGCGTGGACGTGGTCCGGGCCGAGCAGGTCGCCGAGGGCGACTTCGACCCGAGGACCCGCTCCCTGGTGCGCGGCCACCACCAGTTGCACGCCTCCGAGTTCACCGGCGACCACGACGCCGGCCGCGAGTTCCAGCACCGCAACGACGAGCTGATGTACGTCGCCGACGGCGCGGTGGAGATCGAGGCCGAGGGCCGGGCCTACCGCCTCGGTCGCGGCGACACCCTGTATCTGACCGGCGGGGTCCGCCACCGCTGGCGGGCCACGGTCCCGGACACCCGGGTCGTCGTCGTGGCGGTCGCCGAGCACATCGAGGCCGTCCAGGACCGGTCCCGCTGAGCCGTGGCGACGGGTGGGCGCAAGCGCGACGTCGCGGCCGGGGTGCGGGCCGTCTCCCTCGTCCCGTCGCTGACGGAGGCGGTCGCCGTCACGCTCCCGGGGGTGCTGGCCGGCGCCACGGACTGGTGTGAGCGTCCGGCGGACCTGGACGTCGTCCGGATCGGCGGCACGAAGAACCCGGACGTGGACCGGATCGTCTCGCTGGCCCCCGACCTGGTGATCGCCAACGAGGAGGAGAACCGCGCCCCCGACCTGGCCGCCCTGCGCGCGGCGGGCCTGGAAGTACTGGTCACCGAGGTGCGGACCGTGCCGCAGGCCCTCACCGAGCTGGACCGCGTGCTCACCGCGTGCGGCGCGTCCGGGCGGCCGGCCTGGCTGGCCGAGGCGGAGGCGGCCTGGGCGGCCCTGCCGGAGCCGGTGGAGCGCAGGACGGCGGTCGTACCGGTCTGGCGCCGCCCCTGGATGGTCCTCGGCCGGGACACCTTCGCCGGTGACGTCCTCGCCCGCCTGGGCGTGGACCACGCGTACGCCGCCGCCCCCGAGCGCTACCCCTGCGTTCCGCTGCACGAGCTGCGCGCGGCGGAGCCGGACCTCGTCGTCCTCCCCGACGAGCCGTACCGCTTCACCGCCGACGACGGCCCGGAAGCCTTCCCCGGCCTGCCCTGCGCCCTGGTCAGCGGACGGCACCTGACCTGGTACGGGCCGTCGCTGGCACGGGCTCCACGGGTGCTGGCCGCGGCGCTGCGAGCAGCTCGCCGCTGAGCAGGCCGCGCGCGGTGCCGCAGGCCGCCGCGAGCCAGGCCGCCACCAGGACGGCGTACAGGCCGGCGGCCAGGACGTCGTACACGGCGAGACCGGTGTGCCGGGCGAGGGCCGCGGCACCGGTCACGCAGGTGCCCACCGGGAAGGTGAACGCCCACCACGCCAGTGTGAACCCCATGCCGTGACGCCGGGCCCGCACCACGAGCGCGACGGACAGCCCCAGCCACAGCAGCGCGAACCCCATGACCGGCACCCCGTACAGCACGGCGAAGACCGCGAGACCACGGTCGTACGGGGCCGGTACGACCCCCTCGGCGGCGTCCGCGACCAGCGCCACGGCGGTGGTGGACTGCCCGAGCGGGCCCAGGACCAGGAACAGGACCGGGGTGAGCGCGGGCGGCAGCGGCCCGGACGTGATCAGCCGGGCGAAGACCAGCGGCAGCATCAGCAGCACGGCCAGCAGGCTCAGCCCGAACAGCGCGAAGGAGCCCAGCAGCAGGGTCTCGCGCGGCTGGCCCGGCGGCAGGTGCGGCACCAGCAGCGGGCCGGCCGCGGCCGACACCATGGGCGCGACGAGCGGCAGCAGCCACACCGGGGTGGCCTCGGCGACCCCGGCACGGTGCCGTACGGCCATCAGGTACGGGACGGCCACGGCGGCCCCGAGCCCGGTCACCGTACCGGTGGTGAACAGCACGGAGTCCAGGGTGACCGCCGCGCGCGTGCCGATCAGCTCCCGTCCGGTCGTCAGGGCGCCGCCGCCCACCGCCAGCAGGGCCATCGCCGGACAGCCGTAGAAGGGGGCCGTCGCCGGGTCGAGGAGGTGGGCGCGGGCCTGGTCGCGATGGCGGGACCAGTGCAGGGTCCGGGCGGTCAGCAGCACCACCAGCAGGAGCAGGGACAGCGCCCAGACGGCCGCGAGGACACCGCGCGAGCCATGCCCGGTCCCGGGCAGCGCGACACCGGCCGAGCCGACGACGGCGGTGCCCATGACGGAGGCGTACCAGTTCGGGCCGAGATGCCGGACCCGGTCGGCGCGGAACAGGGGCTGGGCTGCGGTGACCATGCGTCCACGATGCCGTCACCGCCCGCCACGGGCCAGGGAGTCCCGTCCTATGAGGACATAAGCTGGTCTTATGAGTGAGGTGGAGGGGCGGCAGGCATGCACCGCGTCGCTGGCGCACCGGGTGCCGGACCTCGCCGCGCTGGAGCTGCTGCTCGCCGTGGCGCGGCTGGGCAGTCTGGGAGCGGCGGCGCGCGAGGTCGGCATCACCCAGCCCGCCGCCAGCAGCCGGATCCGCTCCATGGAACGGCAGCTCGGGGTGGCCCTGGTCGACCGCTCGCCGCGCGGCTCCCGGCTCACCGACGCGGGCGCCCTGGTGACGGACTGGGCCCGCCGGGTGGTGGAGGCCGCGGCGGCCTTCGACGCGGGGGCGCAGGCGCTGCGGGACCGCCGGGACTCACGGCTCAGGGTCGCCGCGAGCATGACCATCGCCGAGTACCTGCTGCCCGGCTGGCTGCTCGCCCTGCACGCCCAGCGGCCCGACACGGCCGTCTCGCTCCTCGCCGGGAACTCGGCCAGGGTGGCGGAACTGCTGCTGGCCGGCGAGGCCGACCTCGGCTTCGTGGAGGGCCTGACGATGCCGGTGGGCCTGGACTCGGCGGTGATCGCCCACGACCGCCTGATCGTCGTCACCGCCCCCGGTCACCCGTGGGCCCGCCGCCGGCGCCCGCTGACCCCGGAGGAACTGGCCGCGACCCCGCTCATCCTCCGCGAGCGCGGCTCCGGCACCCGCCAGGTCCTGGACACCGCCCTCGGCGGGCTGGCCCGTCCGCTGATCGAACTGTCGTCGACCACGGCGGTGAAGGCGTCCGCGGTCAGCGGCGCGGGCCCCTCGGTCCTGAGTGAACTGGCGGTGGGGGAGGAGCTGGCGACACGACGACTGGTCGGCATCCCGGTCCAGGACATCTCCCTGCGCCGAGCCCTACGAGCGGTATGGCCCACAGGCCACCGCCCCACAGGCCCGGCCCGAGACCTCCTCACCCTGACAAACTCCTGACCCCACTGAAGACGGACGGCCCCGCAACCCCCCAAGGGGCGCGGGGAACTGCGCGACCAGCCACGAAGGCGCCGCACCCGCCCCCGAACCGTCCCCGCACCCGCCCCCGAACCACCCCCGCTCACGACGCCGCCCCCACCAACCCCCGCATCACCCGCAGATCCTCACCCATCTCCGGATGCCACTGCACCCCCAGCACCCAGCAGCCCCGCTCCGCCGGAAGCTCGACGGCCTCCACCGTCCCGTCCGCCGCGTAGGCCGACGGCACGAGCCCGGCCCCGAGCCGCTCCACCGCCTGATGGTGGTACGTCGGCACGGTCAGTTCCTCCGGGACGAGCCCGGCGTACAGCGTCCCCGGCACCGGCTTCACCGGATGGCCGCCGAACACGCCGACCCGTTCCACGTGTCCCTCCAGATGCTGCACCAGCGTGCCGCCGAGGGCCACGTTCAGTAGCTGCATGCCCCGGCAGATGCCGAGCACCGGCACGCCCGCCGCCAGCGCCGCGTCGATCAGGGCCAGCTCCCAGGCGTCCCGCTCCGGCGCGGGCGGCCCCGTACGCGGCAAGCGCTCCGCGCCGTACCGCGCCGGGTCGACGTCCGGCCCGCCCGCGATCACCAGCCCGTCGAGCCGGGACACCGCGGCCCGCGCCCGCCCGGGTGTGTCGGGCGGCAGCAGCACCGCCAGCCCCCCGGCCCGCTGTACCAGCCTGGGATACGCGGCCGGCAGCAGCGCCGCCTCCAGCTCCCAGACGCCCCAGCGGGCCCCGGCCTCCAGGTACGTGCTCACACCGATCAGCGGTCGCACGGTCATGCCGCCCTCCCCACCCTCCCGACGTACGGTCATGCGGCCCTTCCCACCCTCCCGACGTACGGTCATCCCCGTCGGAGGCCCAACCGCAGCCGACGGCCCACCCGTCAAAGGTCAGTCGCCGTACCATTGCAGACCGGGCTCACGCCAGGAACCCCCGCAGCAGCGCCGCCGTCCCCGCGCAGTGCTCCCGCGTCATCTCCCGCGCCCCGTCGGCGTCCCCGGCCAGCACCGCCTCCACCAGCGCCGTGTGCTGCCGCTGGGAGTGCTCCAGGTTGCGCACCAGCAGCGGGATGCAGTCCAGCAGGTCGTTCACCGTGGCGCGGACCGCCGCGTACTGCGCCGTCAGGGAAGGTGAGCCGCACAGCTCGGCCAGCGTCAGGTGCAGCAGCGTGTCCGCCCGGCGGTAGTCCGCCAGCGGCGCGTCACGCGTGCGGTCCAGCGCCGTCCGCAGCCGGTCCGCCTGCTCGCCCGTCAGCCCGTGCGCCGCGCACAGCCCGGCCGCCCCCACCTCCAGCACCTCACGGAACCGCAGCACGTCCTCGATGTCGGTCCCGGCGACGCGCCGCCGCAGTTCGTCCTCGCCGCCCGCGTCCGTGCGCGCCAGCACGAACGTTCCGCCGTACCGCCCGCGTCGCGCCCGCACCAGTCCCTGGTCCTGGAGCACCTTCAGGACCTCGCGCAGCGTCACCCGGCTGATGCCCAGCCGCCCGGCCAGCTCCCGCTCGGCCGGCAGCCGCCCGCCGTCCGGCACCAGGCCGAGGCGGACGATCTGGAGGATCTGCTCCAGCGCCTCCTCGAAGCCGTTGCCCGCCCGCACCGGCCGCAGCACCGCGGCGAGCCGGTCGCCGGCGCCGGGCGCCCGCGCCTCCTGCCGTCCCGTCTCCCGCGACACCTGTCGTGCCCCCTTCCCAGGCATTGGTTCCCAGCAATACCTTATGGTTCCCGGCCCGGCCGAAAAAGCGCGATGGCGCCGAAGGAGGCTCTCCCGTGGCAGACCGACACCCCCGCTCAGCGTCGAGGAACTGCACGCCCTCGTCGCGGGCGGTGAGATCGACACTGTCGTGCTGGCCTTCCCCGACATGCAAGGGCGCCTCCAGGGCAAGCGGTTCGCCGCCCGCTTCTTCCTCGACGAGGTCCTGCACCACGGCACCGAGGGCTGCAACTACCTGCTCGCCGTCGACACCGAGATGAACACCGTCGACGGCTACGCGATGTCCTCCTGGGAGCGCGGTTACGGCGACTTCGCCCTGCGTCCCGACCCGGCCACCCTGCGCCGCATCCCCTGGCACCCCGGCACCGCCCTGCTCGTCGCCGATCTCGCCTGGGAGGACGGCTCCCCGGGGTCGGCGCCGCCCCGCGGCAGATCCTGCGCCGCCAGCGGGAGCGGCTCGCGGAACTCGGCTACACCGCCCAGGCAGGCACCGAGCTGGAGTTCCTCGTCTTCCGGGACAGCTACGAGCGGGCCTGGGACGCCGGTTACCGCGACCTGACCCCGGCCAACCAGTACAACATCGACTACTCCATCCTCGGCACCGGCCGCATCGAACCCCTGCTGCGCCGCCTGCGCAACGACATGGCCGGCGCCGGCCTCACCGTCGAGTCCGCCAAGGGCGAGTGCAACCCCGGCCAGCACGAGATCGTCTTCCGCTACGACGAGGCCCTCGTCACCTGCGACCAGCACGCCCTGTACAAGACGGGCGCCAAGGAGATCGCCGCCCAGGAGGGTGTGTCGATCACCTTCATGGCCAAGTACAACGAGCGCGAGGGCAACTCCTGCCACATCCACCTCTCCCTCGCGGACGCCGAGGGGAACAACGCCATGGCCGGGCCCGACGGGATGTCCGAGGTGATGCGGTACTTCCTCGCCGGGCAGCTCGCCGCCCTGCGCGACTTCTCGCTCCTCTACGCCCCCAACATCAACTCCTACAAGCGGTTCCAGCCGGGCTCCTTCGCCCCGACCGCCGTCGCCTGGGGGCACGACAACCGCACCTGCGCCCTGCGCGTGGTCGGCCACGGCCGCTCCCTGCGCTTCGAGAACCGCCTGCCCGGCGGCGACGTCAACCCGCACCTGGCCGTCGCCGGGCTGGTCGCGGCCGGCCTGTACGGCATCGAGCGGAAGCTGGAACTCCCCGAGCCCTGCGCCGGCAACGCCTACACCGCCGGTTTCGCGCACGTGCCCACCACCCTGCGCGAGGCCGCCGAACTCTGGGAGAACAGCCCGATCGCCCGGGCCGCCTTCGGTGACGAGGTCGTCGACCACTACCGCAACATGGCGCGCGTGGAGCTGGCGGCCTTCGACGCCGCGGTCACCGACTGGGAGCTGCGCCGCTCCTTCGAGCGCCTGTGAACCGCCCCCGAACGCCAGTCACGCTCCGCCGGTGAAAGGTCCTCACGTGTCCGAGCCGCACGAGTCGTCCGGCCCGCACGACCCGCACGAGCTGGTGATCGTCAACCCCGCCACCGAGGAGGTCGTCGCCACCGTCCCCGCCGCCACCGCCGAGGACGTGGACGCCGCCGTCGTACGCGCCGCCCGCGCCCAGGCCGGGTGGGCCGCCCTCGCCCCTGCCGACCGGGCCCACCTGCTCCGCCGTTTCGCCGACGTCGTCGACTCCCACACCGAGGAACTCGCCGAGCTGGAGGTCCGGGAGGCCGGCCACACCATCGGCAACGCCCGCTGGGAGGCCGGCAACGCCCGCGACCTGCTCCTCTACGCGGCCGGTGGCGCCGAACGCCTGCTCGGCCGGCAGATCCCGGTACCCGGCGGCTGGAACGTCACCTTCCAGGAACCCCTGGGCGTGATCGGCGTGATCGCCCCCTGGAACTTCCCCATGCCGATCGCCGCCTGGGGTTCCTTCCCCGCCCTGGCCGCCGGCAACGCGGTCGTCCTCAAGCCCGCCGAGACCACCCCCCTCACCGCGCTCCGGCTCGCCGCGCTCGCCCTGGAGGCGGGCCTGCCCGAGCACGTCCTCCAGGTGCTGCCCGGCCACGGCCACACCGCCGGCCGCGCCCTGGTGGACCACCCGGACGTCGCCAAGATCGTGTTCACCGGCTCCACCCGCACCGGCCGCGAGATCATGCAGTGCTGCGCCCGCCTGGTCAAACCGGTCACCCTGGAACTCGGCGGCAAGAGCCCGAACATCGTCTTCGCCGACGCCGACCTCGAAGCCGCCCTCGACCCGTTCTCCTTCCTGGACAACTCCGGCCAGGACTGCTGCGCCCGCACCCGCATCCTCGTCCAGGAGACGGTGTACGAGGAGGCCCGTGACCTGCTCGCCGGTGCGCTGGCCGCCGTCGTCGTGGGCGACCCCGCCGACGAGAGGACCGGGATGGGCCCGCTGATCTCCCGGCTGCAGCTCGACCGCGTACGCTCCTACGTCCCCGAGGACGCCCCCGCCCTGCGCGGCAGTGCCCCCGACGGCCCCGGTTTCTGGTTCCCGCCGACCGTCCTCACCGGCGAGCGGCCGGGTGGCCGGGCCGCCCGCGAGGAGATCTTCGGCCCCGTCGCCGTACTGCTGCCCTTCACCGACGAGGAGGACGCCGTCCGCCTCGCCAACGACACCCCCTACGGCCTCTCCGGGTCCTTGTGGACCCGGGACCTCGGCCGCGCCCTGCGCCTGTCCCGGGCCGTCCGCGCGGGCAACCTGTCCGTCAACTCCCACTCCAGCGTCCGCTACTGGACCCCGTTCGGCGGCTTCAAGCAGTCCGGGCTCGGCCGCGAACTCGGCCCCGACGCCCTGACCGCCTTAACCGAGACCAAGAACGTCTTCCTCAGCACGGAGGGCCCCGCACAGTGACCACTCAGCGCACCGACACCGTCTGCCGCCGCCTGGCCGGCCGTACCGCCGTCGTCACCGGAGCCGGCAGCGGCATCGGACTCGCCGCCGCCCGCCGGCTCGCCTCCGAGGGCGCCCACGTCGTCTGCGCCGACGTGGACGAGCCCCGGGGCAGGGCCGCCGCCGACGAGACCGGCGGGCTCTTCGTGAAGACCGACGTCACCGATCCCGAGCAGGTCGAGACCCTGTTCCGGACGGCGTACGACACGTACGGCGGCGTCGACATCGCCTTCAACAACGCCGGCATCTCCCCGCCCGACGACGACTCCATCCTGGAGACCGGACTGGAGGCCTGGAAACGCGTCCAGGAGGTCAACCTCACCTCCGTCTACCTGTGCTGCAAGGCCGCCCTGCCCTACATGCGCCGCCAGGGCAGGGGCTCCATCATCAACACGGCGTCCTTCGTGGCGCGGATGGGCGCGGCCACCTCGCAGATCTCCTACACGGCCTCCAAGGGCGGCGTCCTCGCCATGTCCCGCGAGCTGGGCGTGCAGTTCGCCCGCGAGGGGATCCGGGTCAACGCCCTGTGCCCGGGCCCGGTGAACACCCCGTTGCTCCAGGAGCTGTTCGCCAAGGACCCCGAGCGGGCCGCGCGCCGCCTGGTGCACATCCCGGTCGGCCGGTTCGCCGAGGCCGAGGAGATCGCCGCCGCCGTCGCCTTCTTGGCCAGCGACGACTCCTCCTTCGTCAACGCCACCGACTTCCTGGTGGACGGCGGCATCTCGGGCGCGTACGTCACCCCCCTGTAGGGACGAAGGTGTACGGTCCGCGCATATGCGACAGCATCTCGCGTGGCTCCTGGCAGCGGCCGCCGCCCTGGCGGCCGCGCCCACCGCACCGACGACCCGCCCCACCGACTGCCCGCGGCTGCACGGCAGTTGGTACGGCGACAACCGCGCCCGCCTGCAACAGGTCATCGACGCCCGCGGCACCTGCTCGGGACACACCCAAGCGGTCGCCGCCTTCGACTGGGACAACACGGTCACCAGGAACGACGTCACCGACGCCACCCTCTCCTGGGCCCTGCGCCACGACCGCCTGCCGCGCCCGGCCCGCTGGAAGGACACCAGCGCCTGGCTGACGGACGCCGCCGACCGCGCCCTCACATCCGCCTGCGGCACCGGCGCCGGCACGTCCCTGCCGACCTCGGCCCGGCCCCGCTGCACGGACGAGATCGTGGAGATCCGCGAGAACGGCACCACCATGAGCGGCGCCCCCGCCTTCGCCGGCCGCTGGAACCACCGCCGTACGGTCCCGCAGTACGCCTGGGTCTCCCCGCTCTTCGCCGGCCGCACCCCCGCCGACCTCGCCTCCTACGCCCGCGCCGCCCGCCGCGAGGCCCTGGCCGCCCCCGTCGGCGCGACCCGCGCCCTCGGCACCCACACGGTCCCCGCCTACGTCCGCTACTACGACCAGCAGCGCGCCCTGATCGACACCCTGCGCCGCGCCGGATTCCGGGTGTACGTCGTCTCGGCCGGCGTCGAGCCCGTCACCGAGGTCTGGTCCCGCGCGGTCGGCGTCGACGCCGCGCACACCCTCGCCATCCGCCCGGTCCTCGACCGCCGGGGCCGCATCACCGCACGCACCGAGGGCTGCGGCGGCGTCCCGGGCGGCCGGGGCGCGGTCATCCCGTACATCGACGGCAAGCGCTGCTGGATCGACGAGCAGGTGTACGGCGTCCGGGGCGCGCGCGCCTGGCGGCGCCAGCCCCGCGAGCGGCGGCCCGCTCTCGCCGCCGGGGACGCCGACACCGACGTCACCTTCGTCGGGGACGCCACCGGTGCCCACCTCGTGATCAACCGCAACAAGCCCGAGCTGATGTGCCGGGCGTACGACGACGCGGACGGCCGCTGGCTGGTCAACCCGATGTTCCTCGCCCCGCTGCCGCGCCGGCCCGCCCCCTACCCGTGCTCGACCACGGCGTACACCGCGCCCGACGGCACGCGCGGACCGCTGCGCCGCGCGGACGGCTCGGTGCTGCCGGACCGGCCGGACACGGTCTACTGACCGGCCCTCACAGGAACGTTTGCCCCTCGCCCCGGTAGGTCGGCACGGTCGCCGTCACCGCGTCCCCCTCGATCAGGTGCAGCGCGTCGAACCGCTCGCACAGCTCACCCGCCTTGGCGTGCCGGAACCACACCTTGTCGCCGACGAGCAGGTCGTCGGCGGGGGAGCCGAGCAGCGGGGTCTGCACCTCGCCGGGACCCTCCTGCGGGTCGTACGCCAGCCCCTCCGGCAGATACGGCACCGGCAGCCGGTCACGGCCGGCGGCACCGGAGGCCGGATAGCCGCCGCCCAGCACGGTGACGACACCCACACCGGGCCGCCGTACGACCGGCTGGGCGAAGAGAGCGGCCGGACGGCCCCTGAACGAGGTGTAGTTGTCGAACAGGCGCGGTACGTACAGCCCCGAGCCGGCCGCTATCTCCGTCACCGCGTCCTCGGCGGCGGTGTGCTGCACACTGCCGGTGCCGCCGCCGTTGACGAACTCCAGGTCGGGGACGACGGCCCGCACCGC contains:
- a CDS encoding LysR family transcriptional regulator, whose translation is MSEVEGRQACTASLAHRVPDLAALELLLAVARLGSLGAAAREVGITQPAASSRIRSMERQLGVALVDRSPRGSRLTDAGALVTDWARRVVEAAAAFDAGAQALRDRRDSRLRVAASMTIAEYLLPGWLLALHAQRPDTAVSLLAGNSARVAELLLAGEADLGFVEGLTMPVGLDSAVIAHDRLIVVTAPGHPWARRRRPLTPEELAATPLILRERGSGTRQVLDTALGGLARPLIELSSTTAVKASAVSGAGPSVLSELAVGEELATRRLVGIPVQDISLRRALRAVWPTGHRPTGPARDLLTLTNS
- a CDS encoding HAD family hydrolase — its product is MRQHLAWLLAAAAALAAAPTAPTTRPTDCPRLHGSWYGDNRARLQQVIDARGTCSGHTQAVAAFDWDNTVTRNDVTDATLSWALRHDRLPRPARWKDTSAWLTDAADRALTSACGTGAGTSLPTSARPRCTDEIVEIRENGTTMSGAPAFAGRWNHRRTVPQYAWVSPLFAGRTPADLASYARAARREALAAPVGATRALGTHTVPAYVRYYDQQRALIDTLRRAGFRVYVVSAGVEPVTEVWSRAVGVDAAHTLAIRPVLDRRGRITARTEGCGGVPGGRGAVIPYIDGKRCWIDEQVYGVRGARAWRRQPRERRPALAAGDADTDVTFVGDATGAHLVINRNKPELMCRAYDDADGRWLVNPMFLAPLPRRPAPYPCSTTAYTAPDGTRGPLRRADGSVLPDRPDTVY
- a CDS encoding gamma-glutamyl-gamma-aminobutyrate hydrolase family protein, with the protein product MTVRPLIGVSTYLEAGARWGVWELEAALLPAAYPRLVQRAGGLAVLLPPDTPGRARAAVSRLDGLVIAGGPDVDPARYGAERLPRTGPPAPERDAWELALIDAALAAGVPVLGICRGMQLLNVALGGTLVQHLEGHVERVGVFGGHPVKPVPGTLYAGLVPEELTVPTYHHQAVERLGAGLVPSAYAADGTVEAVELPAERGCWVLGVQWHPEMGEDLRVMRGLVGAAS
- a CDS encoding TDT family transporter, giving the protein MVTAAQPLFRADRVRHLGPNWYASVMGTAVVGSAGVALPGTGHGSRGVLAAVWALSLLLLVVLLTARTLHWSRHRDQARAHLLDPATAPFYGCPAMALLAVGGGALTTGRELIGTRAAVTLDSVLFTTGTVTGLGAAVAVPYLMAVRHRAGVAEATPVWLLPLVAPMVSAAAGPLLVPHLPPGQPRETLLLGSFALFGLSLLAVLLMLPLVFARLITSGPLPPALTPVLFLVLGPLGQSTTAVALVADAAEGVVPAPYDRGLAVFAVLYGVPVMGFALLWLGLSVALVVRARRHGMGFTLAWWAFTFPVGTCVTGAAALARHTGLAVYDVLAAGLYAVLVAAWLAAACGTARGLLSGELLAAPRPAPVEPVPATARTRSGAVR
- a CDS encoding helical backbone metal receptor produces the protein MRAVSLVPSLTEAVAVTLPGVLAGATDWCERPADLDVVRIGGTKNPDVDRIVSLAPDLVIANEEENRAPDLAALRAAGLEVLVTEVRTVPQALTELDRVLTACGASGRPAWLAEAEAAWAALPEPVERRTAVVPVWRRPWMVLGRDTFAGDVLARLGVDHAYAAAPERYPCVPLHELRAAEPDLVVLPDEPYRFTADDGPEAFPGLPCALVSGRHLTWYGPSLARAPRVLAAALRAARR
- a CDS encoding helix-turn-helix domain-containing protein gives rise to the protein MGDHKEQQPVRVGAAVRRRRRALELTLAVVAERSGLSVPFLSQVENDRARPSSTSLEKLADALRTTAVELLAAADPAASVDVVRAEQVAEGDFDPRTRSLVRGHHQLHASEFTGDHDAGREFQHRNDELMYVADGAVEIEAEGRAYRLGRGDTLYLTGGVRHRWRATVPDTRVVVVAVAEHIEAVQDRSR
- a CDS encoding 3-oxoacyl-ACP reductase — protein: MTTQRTDTVCRRLAGRTAVVTGAGSGIGLAAARRLASEGAHVVCADVDEPRGRAAADETGGLFVKTDVTDPEQVETLFRTAYDTYGGVDIAFNNAGISPPDDDSILETGLEAWKRVQEVNLTSVYLCCKAALPYMRRQGRGSIINTASFVARMGAATSQISYTASKGGVLAMSRELGVQFAREGIRVNALCPGPVNTPLLQELFAKDPERAARRLVHIPVGRFAEAEEIAAAVAFLASDDSSFVNATDFLVDGGISGAYVTPL
- a CDS encoding FadR/GntR family transcriptional regulator — protein: MSRETGRQEARAPGAGDRLAAVLRPVRAGNGFEEALEQILQIVRLGLVPDGGRLPAERELAGRLGISRVTLREVLKVLQDQGLVRARRGRYGGTFVLARTDAGGEDELRRRVAGTDIEDVLRFREVLEVGAAGLCAAHGLTGEQADRLRTALDRTRDAPLADYRRADTLLHLTLAELCGSPSLTAQYAAVRATVNDLLDCIPLLVRNLEHSQRQHTALVEAVLAGDADGAREMTREHCAGTAALLRGFLA
- a CDS encoding aldehyde dehydrogenase family protein, producing MSEPHESSGPHDPHELVIVNPATEEVVATVPAATAEDVDAAVVRAARAQAGWAALAPADRAHLLRRFADVVDSHTEELAELEVREAGHTIGNARWEAGNARDLLLYAAGGAERLLGRQIPVPGGWNVTFQEPLGVIGVIAPWNFPMPIAAWGSFPALAAGNAVVLKPAETTPLTALRLAALALEAGLPEHVLQVLPGHGHTAGRALVDHPDVAKIVFTGSTRTGREIMQCCARLVKPVTLELGGKSPNIVFADADLEAALDPFSFLDNSGQDCCARTRILVQETVYEEARDLLAGALAAVVVGDPADERTGMGPLISRLQLDRVRSYVPEDAPALRGSAPDGPGFWFPPTVLTGERPGGRAAREEIFGPVAVLLPFTDEEDAVRLANDTPYGLSGSLWTRDLGRALRLSRAVRAGNLSVNSHSSVRYWTPFGGFKQSGLGRELGPDALTALTETKNVFLSTEGPAQ